A stretch of the Vigna radiata var. radiata cultivar VC1973A chromosome 7, Vradiata_ver6, whole genome shotgun sequence genome encodes the following:
- the LOC106766790 gene encoding autophagy-related protein 8c isoform X1, with the protein MFRCFRSSQTMAKSSFKLEHPLERRQAESARIRDKYPDRIPVIVERAERTDIPDIDKKKYLVPADLTVGQFVYVVRKRIKVGAEKAIFVFINNTLPPTAALMSSIYEENKDDDGFLYMTYSGENTFGSH; encoded by the exons atgttTCGCTGTTTCAGATCTTCACAGACCATGGCCAAAAGCTCCTTCAAGCTTGAGCATCCCTTAG AAAGAAGGCAGGCTGAGTCTGCTCGCATTAGAGACAAGTATCCTGATAGAATACCG GTGATTGTTGAGAGAGCGGAAAGAACTGACATTCCAGACATTGACAAGAAGAA GTACCTTGTCCCGGCGGATTTGACTGTTGGTCAATTTGTTTATGTTGTTCGTAAAAGGATCAAGGTCGGTGCGGAGAAggctatttttgtttttatcaataaCACATTACCTCCAACTG CCGCATTGATGTCTTCCATTTATGAGGAAAATAAGGACGATGATGGCTTTCTTTACATGACTTACAGTGGAGAGAACACTTTCGGTTCCcactaa
- the LOC106766790 gene encoding autophagy-related protein 8c isoform X2, protein MAKSSFKLEHPLERRQAESARIRDKYPDRIPVIVERAERTDIPDIDKKKYLVPADLTVGQFVYVVRKRIKVGAEKAIFVFINNTLPPTAALMSSIYEENKDDDGFLYMTYSGENTFGSH, encoded by the exons ATGGCCAAAAGCTCCTTCAAGCTTGAGCATCCCTTAG AAAGAAGGCAGGCTGAGTCTGCTCGCATTAGAGACAAGTATCCTGATAGAATACCG GTGATTGTTGAGAGAGCGGAAAGAACTGACATTCCAGACATTGACAAGAAGAA GTACCTTGTCCCGGCGGATTTGACTGTTGGTCAATTTGTTTATGTTGTTCGTAAAAGGATCAAGGTCGGTGCGGAGAAggctatttttgtttttatcaataaCACATTACCTCCAACTG CCGCATTGATGTCTTCCATTTATGAGGAAAATAAGGACGATGATGGCTTTCTTTACATGACTTACAGTGGAGAGAACACTTTCGGTTCCcactaa
- the LOC106765400 gene encoding probable beta-1,3-galactosyltransferase 2 → MSMKSKSGTVELSARNVLQRKWALLLCLASFCAGMFFTNRIWSMPEYVEFPGTNSEIERIKLNSDGCNLNPVARQNSNYSKVEVSNTENVVKNDVKRPGKSETIESSTRKKYFMVIGINTAFSSRKRRDSVRTTWMPQANERQKLEEEKGIIIRFVIGHSSTSGGILDKAIEAEERLHADFLRLNHVEGYLELSAKTKTYFSTAVALWDAEFYVKVXDDVHVNLATLGLSLSMHRMKPRVYVGCMKSGPVLAQKGVKYHEPEYWKFGEVGNKYFRHATGQLYAISQDLATYISINQDVLHKYANEDVSLGSWFIGLDVEHVDDRRMCCGTPPDCEWKVQAGNVCVASFDWKCSGICRSVERMKEVHLRCGEDENALWSATL, encoded by the exons ATGTCCATGAAAAGCAAGAGTGGAACTGTAGAACTGAGTGCAAGGAACGTCCTGCAGAGGAAATGGGCTCTTCTGCTCTGTTTGGCAAGCTTCTGTGCTGGAATGTTCTTCACAAATAG GATATGGTCGATGCCTGAATATGTGGAATTTCCAGGGACTAATAGTGAGattgaaagaataaaattaaactctGATGGTTGTAATCTAAATCCA GTTGCGAGGCAAAACTCAAATTACAGTAAAGTGGAAGTTTCAAATACAGAGAATGTCGTCAAGAATGATGTCAA GAGACCAG GGAAGTCAGAGACAATTGAATCAAGTACcaggaaaaaatatttcatggtTATAGGGATCAATACAGCTTTTAGTAGCAGGAAACGAAGAGATTCTGTTCGTACAACTTGGATGCCACAAG CTAATGAAAGACAAAAGTTGGAGGAAGAAAAGGGAATAATAATACGATTTGTTATAGGTCACAG TTCTACATCTGGTGGCATTCTTGACAAAGCTATTGAAGCAGAGGAGAGGCTTCATGCTGACTTTTTGAGGCTG AACCACGTTGAGGGATACCTAGAACTATCAGCTAAGACAAAGACATACTTTTCGACTGCTGTTGCCTTGTGGGATGCGgaattttatgttaaagttGANGATGATGTTCATGTCAATTTAg CAACACTTGGATTGTCTTTGAGCATGCACCGAATGAAACCTCGGGTGTATGTTGGGTGCATGAAATCCGGTCCTGTCCTTGCTCAGAA GGGAGTGAAATACCATGAACCAGAATACTGGAAGTTTGGAGAGGTGGGAAACAAGTACTTCCGTCATGCTACAGGACAATTATATGCCATCTCCCAAGATTTGGCTACTTATATATCAATAAATCA GGATGTGCTTCATAAATATGCCAACGAAGATGTCTCATTGGGATCTTGGTTTATTGGTTTAGACGTAGAGCATGTTGATGATAGGAGAATGTGTTGTGGCACACCTCCTG ATTGCGAGTGGAAGGTGCAGGCTGGTAACGTATGTGTTGCTTCATTTGATTGGAAATGCAGTGGAATCTGCAGGTCTGTAGAGAGGATGAAAGAAGTTCACCTGCGTTGTGGGGAGGATGAAAACGCTTTGTGGAGTGCAACAttgtaa